In the genome of Ziziphus jujuba cultivar Dongzao chromosome 10, ASM3175591v1, the window TTCATGGAGGCTGTCTCGACGAAACTGGAAGCTCCTTTCGAGCGGCATTTGGATTGGCTTGAGCAGTCGTTGAGCGCCATCATAGCTGATAATTATGTGGTTTGGGAAGTTGGGGTAGGGAATCGAAGGACTATTCCGGTGGCTTTGCTGTGGGATCAGTCGGCTTCAGTATTTTCGGTGCTTTATCATTTTGAGCTGCTCGTACAAAATGGCCATTTTCCTCTGGAACTATCGGGTGCGTAAATCGTTAATAACAGTACTTCCTCCAATAATagttgagtttttattttttattttgaagttgaATAAAAGGGCGAAGTGGCCTTAGCTCGATGGTCGAGCGCGACTACACGTGTTGCGCAGGTTCGAGTCACCTAAGGATTGGGCATAGGGgacagcaacaaaaaaaaaaatatatatatatatatatatatatatt includes:
- the LOC112490636 gene encoding UDP-glycosyltransferase 87A1; this translates as MPYPTRGHISPMMNFCKQLVSRSQRILVTFVLTEEWSGFIDSEPRPHNIRLGTLPNVIPSAHGRANDYPGFMEAVSTKLEAPFERHLDWLEQSLSAIIADNYVVWEVGVGNRRTIPVALLWDQSASVFSVLYHFELLVQNGHFPLELSGA